A stretch of the Macaca thibetana thibetana isolate TM-01 chromosome X, ASM2454274v1, whole genome shotgun sequence genome encodes the following:
- the LOC126945484 gene encoding olfactory receptor 10W1-like: MTWRIAGKTKQKQNLNPVTQFYKAACRMNRLQENHTLSSEFVILGFGDLAELQIFFFGLFLIMHLVTLAGHTTIVLLTLIDSCLQTPMYFFLRNLSTVEICYTLVIVPNMLANFLSRNQRMPFLGCALQMHFFVALGGAECFLLAVMAYDRFVAICKPLHYTLLITRTLCLQMLALACIGSFALSLTLTTLIFLLPFCQSHEINHFFCDIPAVLFLACSDTRANEIAVFLVCTLILLIPFLLILLSYGFIITAVLRIRSAAGRSKAFSTCAGHLLVSLPHYGCAVFIYICPKSCYAPDQDKIVSLIYTNVTPMLYPMIYSLRNKEVKGALGRLLHSHSP, encoded by the coding sequence ATGACTTGGAGAATtgctggaaaaacaaaacaaaaacaaaacctaaaccCTGTAACCCAGTTCTACAAGGCAGCCTGTAGGATGAACCGATTGCAGGAAAACCACACCTTAAGCTCTGAGTTTGTTATCTTGGGCTTCGGGGACCTGGCGGAACTGCAAATCTTCTTTTTTGGACTGTTTCTAATCATGCATCTTGTCACCCTGGCGGGGCACACAACTATTGTGCTCCTCACCCTCATTGACTCCTGCCTGCAGACCCCCATGTATTTCTTCCTCCGAAACCTGTCCACCGTTGAGATTTGCTATACATTGGTTATTGTCCCCAACATGCTGGCCAATTTCCTGTCCAGGAACCAGCGGATGCCCTTTCTGGGCTGTGCCCTGCAAATGCACTTCTTCGTTGCCCTGGGCGGGGCAGAGTGCTTCCTCCTGGCCGTGATGGCCTACGACCGCTttgtggccatctgcaagccccTTCACTACACACTCCTCATCACCAGGACCCTCTGCCTGCAGATGCTGGCTCTGGCGTGCATTGGCAGCTTTGCACTCTCCCTCACATTGACCACGCTGATATTCCTCCTGCCCTTTTGTCAGTCCCACGAGATCAATCATTTCTTCTGTGACATCCCCGCCGTGCTCTTCCTGGCCTGCTCGGACACTCGAGCCAATGAGATTGCTGTCTTCCTCGTCTGCACGCTCATCCTCTTGATCCCCTTCCTGCTGATCCTGCTCTCCTACGGATTCATTATCACGGCCGTCCTCAGAATCCGCTCGGCCGCGGGCAGGAGCAAGGCCTTCTCCACCTGCGCTGGGCACCTGTTGGTCTCACTTCCTCACTATGGCTGTGCAGTCTTCATCTACATTTGCCCCAAGTCCTGCTACGCCCCCGACCAGGACAAAATTGTGTCCTTAATCTACACCAATGTCACCCCCATGCTCTATCCTATGATCTACAGTCTGAGGAACAAGGAAGTCAAGGGTGCCCTTGGGAGACTTCTGCACAGTCACAGTCCATGA